From the Plodia interpunctella isolate USDA-ARS_2022_Savannah chromosome 5, ilPloInte3.2, whole genome shotgun sequence genome, one window contains:
- the LOC128670021 gene encoding juvenile hormone esterase-like, whose product MAVLLCICLLGILAIGGSNCDHDCQTRRVIIDQGPVIGRKDDRADIFNFYNIPYAKAPTGVNKFMAPLPPPTWKEPFDAVNRRIICPQINSPLKTSDKTMQEQEDCLVTSVYVPDTKDVNLPVYVYVHGGGFQIGFGDGMTFREMMKTKDFILVTFNYRLGVHGFLCLGTEKTQGNAGMKDQVALLRWVKRNIAAFGGNPDDVTIGGGSAGAAAVDLLLLSQSARGLFNRVIAESGSALAAFSLQSDPIEMAQNYAKLLNFTEYNDIYALENFFTTASYDFLVSLPFEFAPDAKVGISLCVERPAGEEIFIDDSPLNILKSGNYKNVPLLYGFADFEGIIMGGLFGHWSKLMNEQFSIFLPADLKFETEEEKEKLAQKIKAFYFGKNPVDVNSIQAYVEYYSDIMFTYPALKSLELQRLHGNDKIYLYEFSYYEGEGTRVGYKDYMLKGANHCGQSMAVFDGSFLYEGGEFEIFEESTLSDEYKGIKATTREMWQNFIKLGVPVPPGSSLPAWPPMGEAWSPHMSLGRVVELRGSLLEERARFWDDIYQLYYRNPVPPPSPPARHQEL is encoded by the exons ATGGCCGTGTTGTTGTGTATTTGTCTACTGGGGATTCTAGCAATTGGAGGCAGTAACTGTGACCATGATTGCCAAACAAGGAGAGTAATCATCGACCAAGGACCCGTAATAGGCCGTAAGGATGACCGCGctgatatttttaacttcTACAATATACCTTATGCCAAGGCACCGACAGGAGTCAACAAATTTATG GCACCCCTGCCACCACCTACCTGGAAAGAACCATTTGACGCTGTTAATAGACGAATAATCTGTCCACAAATAAATTCTCCTCTGAAAACATCTGACAAAACTATGCAAGAGCAAGAAGACTGTCTCGTTACAAGTGTTTACGTACCCGATACCAAAGATGTTAATCTGCCAGTGTACGTGTATGTACACGGCGGTGGATTTCAAATTGGTTTTGGCGATGGTATGACGTTCAGGGAGATGATGAAAACGAAGGACTTTATTTTAGTCACCTTCAATTATCGTCTAGGAGTTCATGGTTTCCTCTGTTTGGGAACAGAAAAAACCCAAGGTAATGCTGGTATGAAAGATCAGGTGGCGTTGCTGCGCTGGGTGAAAAGAAACATTGCTGCGTTTGGTGGCAACCCTGACGATGTGACTATAGGAGGCGGGAGTGCTGGCGCCGCCGCAGTGGATCTGCTGTTATTATCACAATCGGCTAGAGGACTTTTTAACAGAGTAATTGCAGAGAGTGGTAGTGCTCTCGCTGCATTTTCTCTTCAATCAGATCCCATTGAAATGGCTCAAAACTATGCAAAGTTGCTAAATTTCACCGAATACAATGACATTTACGCATTGGAAAACTTTTTTACAACTGCATCGTATGACTTTTTAGTTTCACTACCATTTGAATTTGCACCAGATGCTAAAGTTGGAATATCTCTCTGTGTAGAGCGGCCTGCAGGAGaagaaatatttatcgatgattcacctttaaatatattaaaaagcggaaattacaaaaatgtcccCTTATTGTATGGTTTTGCTGACTTTGAAGGGATTATAATGGGTGGTTTATTTGGACATTGGAGCAAATTGATGAATGAACAATTTTCGATTTTCTTACCGgctgatttaaaatttgaaactgaagaagaaaaagaaaaacttgcccagaaaataaaagcattctattttggaaaaaatccTGTTGATGTCAATTCCATACAAGCCTATGTAGAATATTATTCTGATATTATGTTCACTTATCCTGCTTTAAAATCGTTGGAGCTTCAACGATTACATGgcaatgataaaatttatttgtatgaattCTCTTATTACGAAGGAGAAGGAACCCGAGTTGGATACAAAGATTATATGCTCAAAGGTGCGAATCATTGCGGTCAGTCAATGGCCGTGTTTGATGGGTCCTTTTTGTATGAAGGCGGTGAATTTGAGATTTTTGAAGAAAGCACTTTATCAGACGAGTATAAGGGAATAAAAGCAACTACTAGAGAAATGTGGCAAAACTTCATTAAACTCGG AGTGCCAGTTCCTCCGGGTTCGTCGTTGCCGGCATGGCCGCCGATGGGCGAGGCATGGTCCCCGCACATGTCGCTGGGGCGTGTGGTCGAGCTGCGCGGCTCGCTGCTGGAGGAGCGCGCGCGTTTCTGGGACGACATCTACCAGCTGTACTACCGCAACCCCGTGCCGCCGCCATCGCCGCCTGCAAGGCACCAGGAGTtgtaa
- the LOC128670086 gene encoding peptidyl-prolyl cis-trans isomerase NIMA-interacting 4, with product MPPKKQAEKGKAGGSNKGGGGKSGGDSKESAAKEKKGGTAVKVRHILCEKQSKCLEALEKLKAGQKFPDVAAAYSEDKARQGGDLGWMTRGSMVGPFQDAAFALPISSVASPVYTDPPIKTKFGYHIIMVEGKK from the exons atgccaccaaaaaaacaagccgAAAAGGGAAAGGCTGGTGGAAGTAATAAAGGAGGCGGAGGAAAGTCCGGAGGAGATTCTAAAG aatctgctgcaaaagaaaaaaaaggtgGTACAGCTGTCAAAGTCCGTCATATATTGTGCGAGAAACAGTCAAAATGTTTGGAGGCCCTGGAGAAACTGAAGGCTGGGCAGAAGTTTCCAGATGTAGCGGCCGCGTATAGTGAGGACAAGGCAAGGCAAGGCGGTGATCTTGGCTGGATGACTCGCGGGTCTATGGTGGGACCATTCCAGGATGCGGCGTTCGCCTTGCCTATATCATCAGTGGCGAGTCCTGTTTATACAGATCCACCAATAAAAACTAAGTTTGGATACCACATTATTATGGTAGAAGGCAAAAAATGA
- the LOC128670026 gene encoding SPRY domain-containing protein 7 — protein sequence MFCCLKGCINGFSLTPSVPIRIKENPVQLDTLHMGHEVVVVKGGQRVCGSGCALGNAPLVQNKAYFEVKLQQGGVWAVGLATRDTDVSKVHGGVDKESWCLNSDGTVRHANEELYHLTPAPRESPTADLLVSTGSPIHMENEKQDNDRDANTAAVMPAEGDTIGVAYDHVELNFFLNGKNMEVPVRSVRGTVYPALYVDDGAILDINLENFLYPPPSGYEKIMVEQSLL from the exons atgttCTGCTGTCTAAAAGGATGCATCAACGGATTCAGCTTGACCCCGAGTGTCCCCATTCGGATCAAAGAAAATCCAGTTCAGTTGGATACATTGCATATGG gtcatgaagtggtggtggtgaaGGGAGGCCAACGGGTGTGCGGCTCCGGCTGTGCCCTTGGAAATGCCCCCTTAGTCCAGAACAAAGCTTATTTCGAAGTGAAGCTACAACAGGGTGGTGTATGGGCAGTGGGTCTTGCTACACGGGACACTGATGTTAGCAAAGTGCAtg gtGGTGTTGACAAAGAGTCATGGTGTTTGAACAGCGATGGGACTGTCCGTCACGCCAACGAGGAGTTGTACCACCTCACACCGGCTCCTAGAGAATCTCCTACTGCTGACCTTCTGGTTTCGACAGGTTCCCCGATACACATGGAGAATGAGAAACAAGATAATGACAGAGATGCAAATACTGCAGCCGTCATGCCGGCAGAGGGCGACACCATCGGCGTGGCGTACGACCATGTAGAACTGAACTTCTTCCTCAatggaaaaaatatggaaGTACCTGTGAGAAGTGTTAGGGGCACAGTCTACCCTGCGTTATAtg TGGACGATGGGGCGATCTTAGATATAAACCTGGAGAACTTCTTGTACCCTCCTCCCAGCGGCTACGAGAAGATAATGGTCGAGCAGTCTCTTCTCTAA
- the LOC128670085 gene encoding uncharacterized protein LOC128670085, protein MNSLYTVVVLACVAAAQAQFPNGRILEPPVPSQCVQRVIHERYADNKGYFFSWRDPALRGVEEDWLSARNYCRQRCMDLVSLETSDENEWVKARIVQDKVKYIWTSGRLCDFKGCNRPDLLPNEINGWFWTAELQKLAPTTNRQQNDWSEGGGIGKPQPDNRELIQGGAAEHCVAILNNFYNDGVHWHDVACHHRKPFVCEENDALLKYVRYTNPNLRV, encoded by the exons ATGAACAGTCTATACACAGTAGTGGTGTTGGCGTGTGTGGCCGCTGCGCAGGCGCAGTTCCCCAACGGACGCATCTTGGAGCCCCCGGTGCCCTCGCAGTGCGTGCAGAGAGTCATCCACGAGAGATATGCTGATA ACAAGGGATACTTCTTTTCATGGCGGGACCCGGCGCTCCGAGGTGTGGAGGAAGACTGGCTTAGTGCCAGGAACTACTGCCGGCAGCGCTGCATGGACCTTGTTTCCTTGGAGACCAGCGATGAGAACGAGTGGGTCAAGGCCAGAATAGTGCAGGATAAG GTAAAATACATCTGGACATCGGGTCGCCTCTGCGACTTCAAGGGATGCAACCGTCCTGACCTGCTTCCCAACGAAATCAACGGCTGGTTCTGGACCGCCGAGCTGCAGAAACTGGCGCCCACCACTAACCGCCAGCAGAATGACTGGTCCGAGGGCGGCGGCATCGGCAAACCACAACCTGACAACCGG GAGCTGATCCAAGGCGGCGCGGCGGAGCACTGTGTAGCCATCCTGAACAACTTCTACAATGACGGCGTGCATTGGCATGATGTGGCCTGCCACCACAGGAAGCCCTTCGTCTGTGAGGAGAACGACGCCCTTCTCAAATACGTGCGCTACACCAACCCCAATCTCAGGGTCTAG